A DNA window from Sporosarcina sp. ANT_H38 contains the following coding sequences:
- a CDS encoding YIP1 family protein yields MNPLFSIWTQPSATIRYIVDHKSLKYPFIIISISALINSIMAFADLGLFNGFSLLTTLGLVLLSGLLSGLAGWGIIIVAYTWIGKLLGGTGTMRKMGLATGASAIPMIWTAPIGFIAISLYGQQLFTTPTGPLGTNMSVGFFFFQTWLMLAISIFGLIIECKAIGIVHNFSAWRGFGTLMLFTGFIIIISIIIFGALFSILLAF; encoded by the coding sequence ATGAATCCGCTATTTTCGATTTGGACACAGCCAAGTGCCACAATTCGATACATCGTCGATCATAAATCATTAAAATATCCATTCATTATTATCTCTATTTCCGCGCTTATAAATAGCATAATGGCCTTTGCAGACTTAGGCTTATTTAACGGTTTCTCATTATTGACAACACTCGGTCTCGTTCTTCTTTCCGGCTTACTTTCAGGTCTGGCCGGCTGGGGAATTATTATAGTTGCGTATACGTGGATTGGTAAATTATTAGGCGGAACAGGAACAATGCGAAAAATGGGTCTTGCAACCGGAGCCAGTGCAATCCCTATGATTTGGACAGCACCTATAGGATTCATCGCAATTTCCCTCTATGGGCAGCAACTCTTCACCACACCAACTGGTCCATTAGGGACGAATATGTCTGTAGGTTTCTTCTTCTTTCAAACATGGTTAATGTTGGCTATTTCCATTTTCGGACTTATTATCGAATGTAAGGCAATCGGAATTGTCCACAACTTCTCTGCTTGGCGTGGATTTGGCACATTGATGTTATTTACAGGGTTCATTATCATTATTTCAATCATTATCTTTGGAGCCTTATTTTCCATACTTCTTGCATTTTGA